Proteins from a single region of Anthonomus grandis grandis chromosome 10, icAntGran1.3, whole genome shotgun sequence:
- the LOC126740985 gene encoding mitochondrial proton/calcium exchanger protein isoform X2: protein MYVFLRSLQVRNTRSKLFQCCRKLTINHTCSCNFHSQFARDLKFLEPRRLYSLTYNPGVLYSDNRIPYINNLPNSRYISLSATCFEKEPLKPSSKVEVTVQELKKQKEEVAKSQDNEIIKAAPVKKSMVQRVLDEIVHYYHGFRLLAIDVKISAGLVWRILRGKTLTRREYRLLTRTVGDLFRLVPFSVFIIVPFMELLLPVFIRFFPGMLPSTFQSASEKEDKIKQNLKVKLEMAKFLQGTLDDMAVQHKERYSEKAKEFVEWFTKVRTSGEIVSNEDIMKFSKLFEDEITLDSLTRSQLIALCRVLDVQTLGTNNFLRFQLRMKLRQLAADDKMIQKEGVHSLTLGEIQQACRARGMRAYGVSEERLRSQLNQWLDLSLNEKVPPSLLLLSRALMLPETIPTSDKLKATISSLPETIVKQTQAAIGEKEGKIDNKIRLELIKEEEKKIKEERKEQKEEKRKLEEKELLVDKAPTISAASTPILEDTALRISTEKLEKAEEKAKLEEEIHTKDIEIIEHAIDTVSKEKKLIVEKEEIQELKAEMADYKEDVEDLAKAVADTPKPEVRESKAAKRLFNSVNKMIGKMDQVLTELEKKEAQLKKDLETEESDKKKEELLKIDDIVAAIQKIKDVPDQSRLDKISKVLRKMDDDHDGSLKIDDVLKVIEIIGKENVKLSSKQVDELIELIDKEEILEVEDKIEKALQKDKEAKAAQKLLLNVESEEEKAKREQDSIEDSTEEISAKAEQKEKTKSTDSHGGEPSSNPKVDPQAAVIPPPPIEKKVENRPSKML, encoded by the exons ATGTACGTTTTTTTGCGCTCTTTGCAAGTGAGAAACACTCGCTCCAAATTGTTCCAAT gTTGCCGCAAATTGACAATAAATCACACATGTTCGTGCAATTTCCACTCTCAGTTTGCTAGAGATTTGAAATTCTTGGAACCAAGAAGACTATACTCTCTGACCTACAATCCTGGGGTTCTGTATTCTGACAATAGGATTCCCTATATTAACAATCTACCAAATTCAAG GTATATCTCCTTGTCAGCAACATGTTTCGAAAAAGAACCTCTAAAACCGTCCTCAAAAGTCGAAGTTACAGTCcaagagctaaaaaaacaaaaagaggAAGTTGCCAAGAGTCAGGACAATGAAATAATCAAAGCAGCTCCTGTAAAAAAATCTATGGTACAAAGGGTCCTGGATGAGATAGTGCATTATTATCATGGCTTTAGGCTGTTAGCAATAGATGTAAAGATTTCAGCTGGTTTGGTCTGGAGAATCCTTAGAGGCAAAACTCTGACAAGAAGGGAATACAGACTTCTAACCAGGACAGTGGGTGATCTGTTTCGTCTTGTTCCTTTTTCAGTATTCATAATTGTGCCTTTTATGGAGCTCTTGCTGCCAGTGTTTATTAGGTTTTTCCCCGGAATGTTACCTAGTACATTCCAGTCGGCTAGTGAGAAAGAAGATAAGAtcaagcaaaatttaaaagtgaaGCTGGAGATGGCCAAGTTTTTACAG ggtACACTGGACGATATGGCTGTCCAACATAAAGAACGATATTCAGAAAAAGCCAAGGAGTTCGTAGAGTGGTTCACCAAAGTAAGAACTTCAGGAGAAATCGTCTCAAACGAAGACATTATGAAGTTTTCTAAACTGTTTGAGGACGAAATTACTCTTGATTCTTTAACCAGAAGTCAGTTGATTGCATTGTGCCGCGTCTTGGACGTACAAACATTGGGTACTAATAATTTCTTGAG GTTCCAACTGAGAATGAAACTTCGTCAATTAGCAGCCGATGACAAAATGATTCAAAAGGAAGGAGTGCATTCATTGACTTTGGGAGAAATACAGCAGGCCTGTAGAGCGAGAGGAATGAGAGCGTATGGAGTGTCCGAAGAAAGGTTGAGATCACAATTGAACCAGTGGCTTGATTTAAGTTTGAACGAAAAG GTTCCGCCATCTCTTTTATTGCTCTCAAGAGCCCTCATGTTACCGGAAACTATTCCAACTAGCGACAAATTAAAAGCCACCATTTCGTCACTGCCTGAAACTATTGTCAAACAAACACAAGCAGCCATTGGTGAAAAAGAGGGTAAAATCGATAATAAGATCCGATTGGAACTCATCAAggaagaagagaagaaaatcAAAGAAGAAAGAAAGGAGCAAAA agaagaaaaaaggaagtTGGAAGAGAAAGAACTTTTGGTGGACAAAGCGCCTACCATCTCGGCCGCCAGCACGCCTATCCTTGAAGATACTGCCTTAAGGATATCTACTGAAAAGTTGGAGAAAGCTGAA gagAAAGCAAAACTCGAAGAAGAAATTCACACCAAAGATATCGAGATTATCGAGCACGCTATCGATACTGTATCTAAAGAGAAAAAACTGATTGTTGAAAAAGAAGAGATTCAGGAACTTAAAGCGGAAATGGCGGATTATAAAGAGGACGTTGAAGATCTCGCTAAAGCTGTGGCGGATACTCCTAAACCCGAAGTGCGAGAAAGCAAGGCCGCCAAGAGGCTTTTTAACAGCGTAAACAAGATGATTGGCAAGATGGACCAA GTACTCACAGAGTTAGAAAAGAAGGAGGCGCAACTCAAGAAAGACCTTGAAACGGAAGAGAGTGATAAGAAGAAGGAGGAATTATTGAAAATCGACGACATTGTAGCGGCTATCCAGAAGATTAAAGATGTGCCTGATCAAAGCAGACTCGATAAGATTTCGAAAGTTCTTAGAAAAATGGACGACGATCATGATGGTTCTTTAAAAATTGACGATGTGcttaaa GTAATCGAAATAATCGGCAAAGAAAACGTAAAGTTGAGTAGCAAACAAGTTGACGAGCTTATCGAATTGATCGACAAAGAGGAAATACTAGAGGTAGAAGATAAGATCGAGAAAGCCTTGCAAAAGGACAAGGAGGCTAAAGCTGCCCAGAAGCTTCTATTAAATGTTGAAAGTGAGGAGGAAAAAGCTAAGAGGGAACAGGACAGCATTGAAGATAGTACT
- the LOC126740985 gene encoding mitochondrial proton/calcium exchanger protein isoform X1 — MYVFLRSLQVRNTRSKLFQCCRKLTINHTCSCNFHSQFARDLKFLEPRRLYSLTYNPGVLYSDNRIPYINNLPNSRYISLSATCFEKEPLKPSSKVEVTVQELKKQKEEVAKSQDNEIIKAAPVKKSMVQRVLDEIVHYYHGFRLLAIDVKISAGLVWRILRGKTLTRREYRLLTRTVGDLFRLVPFSVFIIVPFMELLLPVFIRFFPGMLPSTFQSASEKEDKIKQNLKVKLEMAKFLQGTLDDMAVQHKERYSEKAKEFVEWFTKVRTSGEIVSNEDIMKFSKLFEDEITLDSLTRSQLIALCRVLDVQTLGTNNFLRFQLRMKLRQLAADDKMIQKEGVHSLTLGEIQQACRARGMRAYGVSEERLRSQLNQWLDLSLNEKVPPSLLLLSRALMLPETIPTSDKLKATISSLPETIVKQTQAAIGEKEGKIDNKIRLELIKEEEKKIKEERKEQKEEKRKLEEKELLVDKAPTISAASTPILEDTALRISTEKLEKAEEKAKLEEEIHTKDIEIIEHAIDTVSKEKKLIVEKEEIQELKAEMADYKEDVEDLAKAVADTPKPEVRESKAAKRLFNSVNKMIGKMDQVLTELEKKEAQLKKDLETEESDKKKEELLKIDDIVAAIQKIKDVPDQSRLDKISKVLRKMDDDHDGSLKIDDVLKVIEIIGKENVKLSSKQVDELIELIDKEEILEVEDKIEKALQKDKEAKAAQKLLLNVESEEEKAKREQDSIEDSTVSKEEISAKAEQKEKTKSTDSHGGEPSSNPKVDPQAAVIPPPPIEKKVENRPSKML, encoded by the exons ATGTACGTTTTTTTGCGCTCTTTGCAAGTGAGAAACACTCGCTCCAAATTGTTCCAAT gTTGCCGCAAATTGACAATAAATCACACATGTTCGTGCAATTTCCACTCTCAGTTTGCTAGAGATTTGAAATTCTTGGAACCAAGAAGACTATACTCTCTGACCTACAATCCTGGGGTTCTGTATTCTGACAATAGGATTCCCTATATTAACAATCTACCAAATTCAAG GTATATCTCCTTGTCAGCAACATGTTTCGAAAAAGAACCTCTAAAACCGTCCTCAAAAGTCGAAGTTACAGTCcaagagctaaaaaaacaaaaagaggAAGTTGCCAAGAGTCAGGACAATGAAATAATCAAAGCAGCTCCTGTAAAAAAATCTATGGTACAAAGGGTCCTGGATGAGATAGTGCATTATTATCATGGCTTTAGGCTGTTAGCAATAGATGTAAAGATTTCAGCTGGTTTGGTCTGGAGAATCCTTAGAGGCAAAACTCTGACAAGAAGGGAATACAGACTTCTAACCAGGACAGTGGGTGATCTGTTTCGTCTTGTTCCTTTTTCAGTATTCATAATTGTGCCTTTTATGGAGCTCTTGCTGCCAGTGTTTATTAGGTTTTTCCCCGGAATGTTACCTAGTACATTCCAGTCGGCTAGTGAGAAAGAAGATAAGAtcaagcaaaatttaaaagtgaaGCTGGAGATGGCCAAGTTTTTACAG ggtACACTGGACGATATGGCTGTCCAACATAAAGAACGATATTCAGAAAAAGCCAAGGAGTTCGTAGAGTGGTTCACCAAAGTAAGAACTTCAGGAGAAATCGTCTCAAACGAAGACATTATGAAGTTTTCTAAACTGTTTGAGGACGAAATTACTCTTGATTCTTTAACCAGAAGTCAGTTGATTGCATTGTGCCGCGTCTTGGACGTACAAACATTGGGTACTAATAATTTCTTGAG GTTCCAACTGAGAATGAAACTTCGTCAATTAGCAGCCGATGACAAAATGATTCAAAAGGAAGGAGTGCATTCATTGACTTTGGGAGAAATACAGCAGGCCTGTAGAGCGAGAGGAATGAGAGCGTATGGAGTGTCCGAAGAAAGGTTGAGATCACAATTGAACCAGTGGCTTGATTTAAGTTTGAACGAAAAG GTTCCGCCATCTCTTTTATTGCTCTCAAGAGCCCTCATGTTACCGGAAACTATTCCAACTAGCGACAAATTAAAAGCCACCATTTCGTCACTGCCTGAAACTATTGTCAAACAAACACAAGCAGCCATTGGTGAAAAAGAGGGTAAAATCGATAATAAGATCCGATTGGAACTCATCAAggaagaagagaagaaaatcAAAGAAGAAAGAAAGGAGCAAAA agaagaaaaaaggaagtTGGAAGAGAAAGAACTTTTGGTGGACAAAGCGCCTACCATCTCGGCCGCCAGCACGCCTATCCTTGAAGATACTGCCTTAAGGATATCTACTGAAAAGTTGGAGAAAGCTGAA gagAAAGCAAAACTCGAAGAAGAAATTCACACCAAAGATATCGAGATTATCGAGCACGCTATCGATACTGTATCTAAAGAGAAAAAACTGATTGTTGAAAAAGAAGAGATTCAGGAACTTAAAGCGGAAATGGCGGATTATAAAGAGGACGTTGAAGATCTCGCTAAAGCTGTGGCGGATACTCCTAAACCCGAAGTGCGAGAAAGCAAGGCCGCCAAGAGGCTTTTTAACAGCGTAAACAAGATGATTGGCAAGATGGACCAA GTACTCACAGAGTTAGAAAAGAAGGAGGCGCAACTCAAGAAAGACCTTGAAACGGAAGAGAGTGATAAGAAGAAGGAGGAATTATTGAAAATCGACGACATTGTAGCGGCTATCCAGAAGATTAAAGATGTGCCTGATCAAAGCAGACTCGATAAGATTTCGAAAGTTCTTAGAAAAATGGACGACGATCATGATGGTTCTTTAAAAATTGACGATGTGcttaaa GTAATCGAAATAATCGGCAAAGAAAACGTAAAGTTGAGTAGCAAACAAGTTGACGAGCTTATCGAATTGATCGACAAAGAGGAAATACTAGAGGTAGAAGATAAGATCGAGAAAGCCTTGCAAAAGGACAAGGAGGCTAAAGCTGCCCAGAAGCTTCTATTAAATGTTGAAAGTGAGGAGGAAAAAGCTAAGAGGGAACAGGACAGCATTGAAGATAGTACTGTAAGTAAG
- the LOC126740985 gene encoding mitochondrial proton/calcium exchanger protein isoform X4, with protein sequence MYVFLRSLQVRNTRSKLFQCCRKLTINHTCSCNFHSQFARDLKFLEPRRLYSLTYNPGVLYSDNRIPYINNLPNSRYISLSATCFEKEPLKPSSKVEVTVQELKKQKEEVAKSQDNEIIKAAPVKKSMVQRVLDEIVHYYHGFRLLAIDVKISAGLVWRILRGKTLTRREYRLLTRTVGDLFRLVPFSVFIIVPFMELLLPVFIRFFPGMLPSTFQSASEKEDKIKQNLKVKLEMAKFLQGTLDDMAVQHKERYSEKAKEFVEWFTKVRTSGEIVSNEDIMKFSKLFEDEITLDSLTRSQLIALCRVLDVQTLGTNNFLRFQLRMKLRQLAADDKMIQKEGVHSLTLGEIQQACRARGMRAYGVSEERLRSQLNQWLDLSLNEKVPPSLLLLSRALMLPETIPTSDKLKATISSLPETIVKQTQAAIGEKEGKIDNKIRLELIKEEEKKIKEERKEQKEEKRKLEEKELLVDKAPTISAASTPILEDTALRISTEKLEKAEEKAKLEEEIHTKDIEIIEHAIDTVSKEKKLIVEKEEIQELKAEMADYKEDVEDLAKAVADTPKPEVRESKAAKRLFNSVNKMIGKMDQVLTELEKKEAQLKKDLETEESDKKKEELLKIDDIVAAIQKIKDVPDQSRLDKISKVLRKMDDDHDGSLKIDDVLKVIEIIGKENVKLSSKQVDELIELIDKEEILEVEDKIEKALQKDKEAKAAQKLLLNVESEEEKAKREQDSIEDSTVSKK encoded by the exons ATGTACGTTTTTTTGCGCTCTTTGCAAGTGAGAAACACTCGCTCCAAATTGTTCCAAT gTTGCCGCAAATTGACAATAAATCACACATGTTCGTGCAATTTCCACTCTCAGTTTGCTAGAGATTTGAAATTCTTGGAACCAAGAAGACTATACTCTCTGACCTACAATCCTGGGGTTCTGTATTCTGACAATAGGATTCCCTATATTAACAATCTACCAAATTCAAG GTATATCTCCTTGTCAGCAACATGTTTCGAAAAAGAACCTCTAAAACCGTCCTCAAAAGTCGAAGTTACAGTCcaagagctaaaaaaacaaaaagaggAAGTTGCCAAGAGTCAGGACAATGAAATAATCAAAGCAGCTCCTGTAAAAAAATCTATGGTACAAAGGGTCCTGGATGAGATAGTGCATTATTATCATGGCTTTAGGCTGTTAGCAATAGATGTAAAGATTTCAGCTGGTTTGGTCTGGAGAATCCTTAGAGGCAAAACTCTGACAAGAAGGGAATACAGACTTCTAACCAGGACAGTGGGTGATCTGTTTCGTCTTGTTCCTTTTTCAGTATTCATAATTGTGCCTTTTATGGAGCTCTTGCTGCCAGTGTTTATTAGGTTTTTCCCCGGAATGTTACCTAGTACATTCCAGTCGGCTAGTGAGAAAGAAGATAAGAtcaagcaaaatttaaaagtgaaGCTGGAGATGGCCAAGTTTTTACAG ggtACACTGGACGATATGGCTGTCCAACATAAAGAACGATATTCAGAAAAAGCCAAGGAGTTCGTAGAGTGGTTCACCAAAGTAAGAACTTCAGGAGAAATCGTCTCAAACGAAGACATTATGAAGTTTTCTAAACTGTTTGAGGACGAAATTACTCTTGATTCTTTAACCAGAAGTCAGTTGATTGCATTGTGCCGCGTCTTGGACGTACAAACATTGGGTACTAATAATTTCTTGAG GTTCCAACTGAGAATGAAACTTCGTCAATTAGCAGCCGATGACAAAATGATTCAAAAGGAAGGAGTGCATTCATTGACTTTGGGAGAAATACAGCAGGCCTGTAGAGCGAGAGGAATGAGAGCGTATGGAGTGTCCGAAGAAAGGTTGAGATCACAATTGAACCAGTGGCTTGATTTAAGTTTGAACGAAAAG GTTCCGCCATCTCTTTTATTGCTCTCAAGAGCCCTCATGTTACCGGAAACTATTCCAACTAGCGACAAATTAAAAGCCACCATTTCGTCACTGCCTGAAACTATTGTCAAACAAACACAAGCAGCCATTGGTGAAAAAGAGGGTAAAATCGATAATAAGATCCGATTGGAACTCATCAAggaagaagagaagaaaatcAAAGAAGAAAGAAAGGAGCAAAA agaagaaaaaaggaagtTGGAAGAGAAAGAACTTTTGGTGGACAAAGCGCCTACCATCTCGGCCGCCAGCACGCCTATCCTTGAAGATACTGCCTTAAGGATATCTACTGAAAAGTTGGAGAAAGCTGAA gagAAAGCAAAACTCGAAGAAGAAATTCACACCAAAGATATCGAGATTATCGAGCACGCTATCGATACTGTATCTAAAGAGAAAAAACTGATTGTTGAAAAAGAAGAGATTCAGGAACTTAAAGCGGAAATGGCGGATTATAAAGAGGACGTTGAAGATCTCGCTAAAGCTGTGGCGGATACTCCTAAACCCGAAGTGCGAGAAAGCAAGGCCGCCAAGAGGCTTTTTAACAGCGTAAACAAGATGATTGGCAAGATGGACCAA GTACTCACAGAGTTAGAAAAGAAGGAGGCGCAACTCAAGAAAGACCTTGAAACGGAAGAGAGTGATAAGAAGAAGGAGGAATTATTGAAAATCGACGACATTGTAGCGGCTATCCAGAAGATTAAAGATGTGCCTGATCAAAGCAGACTCGATAAGATTTCGAAAGTTCTTAGAAAAATGGACGACGATCATGATGGTTCTTTAAAAATTGACGATGTGcttaaa GTAATCGAAATAATCGGCAAAGAAAACGTAAAGTTGAGTAGCAAACAAGTTGACGAGCTTATCGAATTGATCGACAAAGAGGAAATACTAGAGGTAGAAGATAAGATCGAGAAAGCCTTGCAAAAGGACAAGGAGGCTAAAGCTGCCCAGAAGCTTCTATTAAATGTTGAAAGTGAGGAGGAAAAAGCTAAGAGGGAACAGGACAGCATTGAAGATAGTACTGTAAGTAAG
- the LOC126740985 gene encoding mitochondrial proton/calcium exchanger protein isoform X7 has product MYVFLRSLQVRNTRSKLFQCCRKLTINHTCSCNFHSQFARDLKFLEPRRLYSLTYNPGVLYSDNRIPYINNLPNSRYISLSATCFEKEPLKPSSKVEVTVQELKKQKEEVAKSQDNEIIKAAPVKKSMVQRVLDEIVHYYHGFRLLAIDVKISAGLVWRILRGKTLTRREYRLLTRTVGDLFRLVPFSVFIIVPFMELLLPVFIRFFPGMLPSTFQSASEKEDKIKQNLKVKLEMAKFLQGTLDDMAVQHKERYSEKAKEFVEWFTKVRTSGEIVSNEDIMKFSKLFEDEITLDSLTRSQLIALCRVLDVQTLGTNNFLRFQLRMKLRQLAADDKMIQKEGVHSLTLGEIQQACRARGMRAYGVSEERLRSQLNQWLDLSLNEKVPPSLLLLSRALMLPETIPTSDKLKATISSLPETIVKQTQAAIGEKEGKIDNKIRLELIKEEEKKIKEERKEQKEEKRKLEEKELLVDKAPTISAASTPILEDTALRISTEKLEKAEEKAKLEEEIHTKDIEIIEHAIDTVSKEKKLIVEKEEIQELKAEMADYKEDVEDLAKAVADTPKPEVRESKAAKRLFNSVNKMIGKMDQVLTELEKKEAQLKKDLETEESDKKKEELLKIDDIVAAIQKIKDVPDQSRLDKISKVLRKMDDDHDGSLKIDDVLKVIEIIGKENVKLSSKQVDELIELIDKEEILEVEDKIEKALQKDKEAKAAQKLLLNVESEEEKAKREQDSIEDSTK; this is encoded by the exons ATGTACGTTTTTTTGCGCTCTTTGCAAGTGAGAAACACTCGCTCCAAATTGTTCCAAT gTTGCCGCAAATTGACAATAAATCACACATGTTCGTGCAATTTCCACTCTCAGTTTGCTAGAGATTTGAAATTCTTGGAACCAAGAAGACTATACTCTCTGACCTACAATCCTGGGGTTCTGTATTCTGACAATAGGATTCCCTATATTAACAATCTACCAAATTCAAG GTATATCTCCTTGTCAGCAACATGTTTCGAAAAAGAACCTCTAAAACCGTCCTCAAAAGTCGAAGTTACAGTCcaagagctaaaaaaacaaaaagaggAAGTTGCCAAGAGTCAGGACAATGAAATAATCAAAGCAGCTCCTGTAAAAAAATCTATGGTACAAAGGGTCCTGGATGAGATAGTGCATTATTATCATGGCTTTAGGCTGTTAGCAATAGATGTAAAGATTTCAGCTGGTTTGGTCTGGAGAATCCTTAGAGGCAAAACTCTGACAAGAAGGGAATACAGACTTCTAACCAGGACAGTGGGTGATCTGTTTCGTCTTGTTCCTTTTTCAGTATTCATAATTGTGCCTTTTATGGAGCTCTTGCTGCCAGTGTTTATTAGGTTTTTCCCCGGAATGTTACCTAGTACATTCCAGTCGGCTAGTGAGAAAGAAGATAAGAtcaagcaaaatttaaaagtgaaGCTGGAGATGGCCAAGTTTTTACAG ggtACACTGGACGATATGGCTGTCCAACATAAAGAACGATATTCAGAAAAAGCCAAGGAGTTCGTAGAGTGGTTCACCAAAGTAAGAACTTCAGGAGAAATCGTCTCAAACGAAGACATTATGAAGTTTTCTAAACTGTTTGAGGACGAAATTACTCTTGATTCTTTAACCAGAAGTCAGTTGATTGCATTGTGCCGCGTCTTGGACGTACAAACATTGGGTACTAATAATTTCTTGAG GTTCCAACTGAGAATGAAACTTCGTCAATTAGCAGCCGATGACAAAATGATTCAAAAGGAAGGAGTGCATTCATTGACTTTGGGAGAAATACAGCAGGCCTGTAGAGCGAGAGGAATGAGAGCGTATGGAGTGTCCGAAGAAAGGTTGAGATCACAATTGAACCAGTGGCTTGATTTAAGTTTGAACGAAAAG GTTCCGCCATCTCTTTTATTGCTCTCAAGAGCCCTCATGTTACCGGAAACTATTCCAACTAGCGACAAATTAAAAGCCACCATTTCGTCACTGCCTGAAACTATTGTCAAACAAACACAAGCAGCCATTGGTGAAAAAGAGGGTAAAATCGATAATAAGATCCGATTGGAACTCATCAAggaagaagagaagaaaatcAAAGAAGAAAGAAAGGAGCAAAA agaagaaaaaaggaagtTGGAAGAGAAAGAACTTTTGGTGGACAAAGCGCCTACCATCTCGGCCGCCAGCACGCCTATCCTTGAAGATACTGCCTTAAGGATATCTACTGAAAAGTTGGAGAAAGCTGAA gagAAAGCAAAACTCGAAGAAGAAATTCACACCAAAGATATCGAGATTATCGAGCACGCTATCGATACTGTATCTAAAGAGAAAAAACTGATTGTTGAAAAAGAAGAGATTCAGGAACTTAAAGCGGAAATGGCGGATTATAAAGAGGACGTTGAAGATCTCGCTAAAGCTGTGGCGGATACTCCTAAACCCGAAGTGCGAGAAAGCAAGGCCGCCAAGAGGCTTTTTAACAGCGTAAACAAGATGATTGGCAAGATGGACCAA GTACTCACAGAGTTAGAAAAGAAGGAGGCGCAACTCAAGAAAGACCTTGAAACGGAAGAGAGTGATAAGAAGAAGGAGGAATTATTGAAAATCGACGACATTGTAGCGGCTATCCAGAAGATTAAAGATGTGCCTGATCAAAGCAGACTCGATAAGATTTCGAAAGTTCTTAGAAAAATGGACGACGATCATGATGGTTCTTTAAAAATTGACGATGTGcttaaa GTAATCGAAATAATCGGCAAAGAAAACGTAAAGTTGAGTAGCAAACAAGTTGACGAGCTTATCGAATTGATCGACAAAGAGGAAATACTAGAGGTAGAAGATAAGATCGAGAAAGCCTTGCAAAAGGACAAGGAGGCTAAAGCTGCCCAGAAGCTTCTATTAAATGTTGAAAGTGAGGAGGAAAAAGCTAAGAGGGAACAGGACAGCATTGAAGATAGTACT